The Candidatus Eisenbacteria bacterium nucleotide sequence GGGTACGAGGTCCTCGTCGCGGACTGCTGTTACGGCTATGCGATTCAGGACGAGGGCGTGATGTTGACCACGCAGCTTGGCGAGGAGGAAGGCTGGCACACGCTCGCCGGCAACTACTGCCCATCTTGCACTCGTCCAGCTCGGCGGTTCGGTAGTTCGCTGACGTACGATTCGAGGCGCGGTCGCTTGCTCGCATTCGGCGGAGGCATGCACACCCATCCATACGGTTTTGTCGACCTATTCGATCGCGCGAACGATCTCTGGGAGTTTCTGCCCGATTCGACCGAGGATTGGTCCGAGCTTCACCCTTCAGGATCGCCGCCGTCGCTCGCGTACAGCGTCGACGGACGCGCCTTTCTCGATGCCGCGCACGATCGAATGCTGTACGTGCTGGGCGGACGCGTGTGGTCACTGAACCTGGCGACACTTCATTGGGACTCGCTGACCAACTCGCCTGCCAAGATTCCAGACGACGCGGCGATCGCCTTCGACCCAGATCGTTCTGTGCTCTTCGCGGTGCACTTCGGCAACGTTTGGCGACTCGAGGTCGCGGCTCCAGACGAGTGGCAGCCGGTCGCGATCGCACCGGCGGGGGCAATTCCAAACGGCGAAGCCATCTGGGATCCGTCTCGAGCTCGTCTCGTGATCTTCAGCGGGCCTCAAACCGAGGGTGCCGAACCTTCCGGACCGACGCCAGTGCTCAGGTGGTTGGATCCGAGACTCGCTGTTCCCGGCTGGCAGATTCTCTATGACGGGCGCATTCCGTCGGGCCTTACGCCAACTTCGCGCGCGATCTATGACACCCGCCGGGATCGCGTCGTGCTGTTCGCATTTGCCGGCCAACGATATGAACTGGTCGCGAGGCCCGAGACCGGGCGATGGGAGCCGATTCCGGCGAGTTCCATCGATGCGACCGCTTCACTCAGTTCCGCGGTGTATGACCCCCTGAACGACCGCGTGCTGGCGGCCTTCCTCGGCTCTCGGGTCTTCGCCTTCGACTTTGATGATGGCGGCGGATGGCAGGCCGTGGGCGGTGCGTTGCCCGAGTTCAGTCTCGTCGGATACCTGCCAGGCGAGCGCAGACCCATCGTTCTCGGATGGAATCTGCAGACATGGACGTCCGAAGTGTTTGAACTTCGGCCCTCGGCGGCAGCCGACGAGTGGGTTCGTGTTCCGATGATTGGCGCGGCGCCGCCCCCGCGATGGCTCGCGGAGTTTCAGGGAGAATTTCAGAGTCCGAGGCTCCACTACTTCGCGGGCACGGATTTCCTGGACGTTCAGCTCGACTCGCTGTGGACGCTCGAAGTCGCGGACTCGGCGCGCTGGTCTCGCCGTGCGTGGGGGGGCTGGATCGCAAGTCCCTACCCTGGTACCGCATTCGACCCCTATCGGGGAATCGCCTTCGTCTATGGGTATCAGGCGGTCGGCGCCGGCTGGCGCTATGAGGGACAGGCGCTCAATGTGCGAACCAACCGCGTCGATCAGTTCGCGGTCACGGGCGAACCCACATTGCCCGTTCGCGACGGGGCGTTCGCGATCTACGATCCCGTACACGATCGGTTCCTGTTCGGAGGAGGTCGGAGCAACCCAACGACCTATCACGACGTCTTTGCCTTCGCCTGGCCTGCGTCCGGCACGGTCGTTCCCGTTGGAGTTACACCCGCAGATCCCGGGCCAGCGAACGTCACCGCACGCTTCGTCAGGCTCGACGGGCGCTGGGTGCTCCGGGTGGAGGGAGGCTCACGCCGCATCGATCGTGTCGAGCTATTCGACGTGGCGGGGCGAAGAGTCGGGACTCGTCGCATCGACGCGACCGCTGGCGTCGGCGCGCCCCTGCAGCTCGAGATGCCCGCCTCGATGCGACGCGGAATCTACTTCGCCCGCGTGAGCGGGCTCGGCTTCAGGACCTCGCTTCGAGTGCCCGCGCTGTGGCTCGACCGCTAGTGACAGCGCGCAGGCCTGCGGATTCTGATGGTCGCGGGTTCAAGAACGCTCACGCCGAAGCGTAGCGTCCGATCGCCTGGCTTACGATCTCGCCGATCAACTCCGTGTAGCTGCGCCCCGACTTGCGCGCTGCCATCGAGAACTCCGCAGTCGGCAGCAGGTAGGGATTCGGATTCACCTCGAGCACGTGCACCCGTCCGTCGGTCGCGAGCCGGAAGTCGATGCGCCCGTAGTCGCGAAGCTGCAGGGCCTGATACGCCTGCACCGCGGTCTCCTGGAGTTGGTTCACGACGTCATCGCCGAGATCGTCGGGGAAGAAGGGTTTGGTGGTCTTGTACGCCACCGTGTCCTCCTCCCATTTCACCTCGGAACCGGCGATCTTCGGAATGCCTTCCGGGAGCTTCGAGAGATCCAGCTCGACGACCGGCAGGGCCTCGGGCTTTTCGTTTCCGATCACTCCCACGTACAGCTCGCGGCCCTCGATGTACTCCTCGATCAGCGCCGGACTGTCGAACTCGGCGTGGATGTAGTCGATGCGCTCCATCAGTTCCTTGATGGAGGTGCACACCGCGCCGAACTGGATGCCGATCGAGCCGTCCTCGCGCGCCGGCTTCACGATCACGGGGAACTGGATGTCGTGCGAATGCTCGGTGCGTCCGCGGTACACGGTCGAGAAGTACGGCGTGTGAATGCCGTGAAACGTGAAGATCTTCTTGGCGAGCGCCTTGTCCTGGGCCAGGAACAGCCCGCTTGAGCCGGCGCCGGTGAACCGACGCCCGAGCAGTTCGAGGTAGCCGGCGAGATTCGTGTCCTGACTGTCGTCTCCCGCGAACGATTCGGTGAGGTTGAACAGCAGGTCGGTCTGCGAGCGCGCCAGTTCGATGAGCGATTCGCTGGTGCCGTCGACGCGCACGTACACCGGGCTGTGCCCGGACTTCTTCAGCGCCTCGTAGACGGTCTGGACATCCTCATCGCGCGACTTCTTCTTCGGCCGCTCGCCCTCGACGCGTTCTTCCTCGTCGTCCCACCAGTAATCGTAGAGAACGCCGATTCGGAGCCTGGCCATGGCGGTCCTCGCCTTCTCGGGTTTCGGGCCGCATCCATGGACCCGCGCGCTTACTCGTGCACGAATCGCCCGCGCGTCAGGTAGTTCATCGCGAGCGTGGTGGCGTAGGCGGTCAGTTCCACGAGATACGCCGCCTCACGGCCGGCCACCGCGTAGAGCTGCTGCTCGACACACGTGCGCACGATGCGCTCCACGAGCGCACGCACGATCGGGCGTTTCACTCCCGTCCAGTACGTGATCTTGTCCGTCAACGTCTTGCGATGCTCTTCGATCAGTTCCGAGGCCGGGCGCACGTGCTTGCGACGCCCACGTGTGACGAACAGCTCGGTCAGATCGTTTTCGAGCGCCACATTGACCGCCGCCCCGCTCTGCTTGGTGAGGCGCCGGTAGAACTGCTCGACCGTGACCCGCATGTCCTCGACCGTAATGTCGAAATCCCCGGTCGTGACCAGCGGATCCTGATCCCGCAGTCGACGCATGACGCGATCAACATAGCGCAGCTTGGCGAGCGCCGGCCAGCCTTTGTATCGGCGCCGCCAGTTCGATCCGGGCGTCAGCCACACCGCGAAGGTTTCGGCGAAGTCCTCATCGGGGTGTTTCTGGGCGTACCAGCCGGCGATGTGACGCACGAACTTGCGGCTGAACGGAAGCGGTCGATAGTGATCGCGGTAGCGGCGATTGTAGGGCCCGAAGACGCGCCGCCACTCGGGAGTGGTGTAGAGGCGATACGCGTAGTTGATCGCGTGGCCGGCCTCGTGGCGCAGATACATCATGATCTCGCGCTCGTCTTCGAGGTCGTTCATCTCGCGCTCGAGTCGTGCGAGCTTCGGATCCGCGAGATAGAACGGAATGCCGATCACCGGCTGGCCGTCGGGACATCCCCATTCGTCGGTCAGGTAGCACACCGGCCGGAAGCGACGCAGTCCCTTGCGATCGAGTTCGCGCTGCAATTGATGAACGAAACGCTCGACCGGCGAGCCCTCAAGCCGCAGCCCCAGCTGGCTGATCCGCTTGTTGAGGATCTCGCGGATCTCGGGCGTGGCCTGCTCGAAGTTCGACATGGGGGACGGATGCTAGTCACACCGGGTCCCGGTCACAAGCCGCCGGGCTGCCTGGCGCCCCGTTCGATACGACTGAACGTAAGGCGCAGGCAAAGCCTTGAGCCGCGGGTTCGCAATCACGCCTCTAAAGCGGCATGCTCCCGACGCTGCGACGGCGGGACGTGCCATGCGGTGCGGACTTCGATGCGCGTCCGGCCGACGCTCGCAGACCTGTCTCCCCCATCAGATCGTTCGGAATCGAACGAAAGGAGTTTCCTCCATGAAGCGTTTCTTCTCGGTGGTCGCGCTCGCGGCCGTCACCCTGGTCGCCGCCGCGCTCCCCTCGTTTGCCGAGGCCACGAAGTGGAGTTTCGACGGAGTGCACAGCGAGGCCGGATTCTCGATCCGTCACATCTTCACGAAGGTGCCGGGACGCTTCGACGACATGAGCGGTTCGATCGTGTTCGACGAGAAGAATCCTTCCAAGTCGACGGTGCAGGCCACGATCCAGGCCAAGAGCATCAACACCCGCAACGAGCGCCGCGACAACCATCTTCGCAGCGCGGACTTCTTCGACGTCGAGAAGTTCCCGACCCTCGATTTCAAGAGCACCAAGGTCGAGGCTGGCAAAGAAAAGAATTCCTACAAGGTCACGGGTGACCTGACCATGCACGGCGTCACCAAGTCGGTGGTGCTCGACGTGTCGTTCCTCGGCGCCGGCGACTTCGGCATGGGCGGCAACACCATGGGCAAGAAGGCCGGCTTCGAAGCGCGCACGAAGGTCAATCGCAAGGACTTCGCGCTGCTGTGGAACAAGACGCTCGACCAGGGCGGCACGCTGCTGGGCGACGATGTCGACATCACGCTCGCGATCGAAGCCGACGCCGTCAAAGAGGAAGCCGCCAAGTAATCGAAGCGCTGCTTCTGTCGGCAGCACGAAGCCCCCGCACCTCGATCGGTGCGGGGGCTTCTTCGTGACCGCGGCGGCAGTCGGCGGCTCGACGAACGCCGTCGATGGCCCTCAGTGGCTCGAGCCGGCCTCGGTCGAGGTTGCGGCTTCGGTGACGCCCTGTGCCTTCTCGTAGGCCTCGATCGCGGTCCGCAGCGTCTTCGCCTCACCGTCGGCCTTGTAGCGTTCGAGCAACACCAGCTGTTCGCGCGCCTTCTTCGCGTCGCCCTTCTCGAGCCACGCCTCGCCGAGGTACTCGCGCGCCGGGGCATAGTCGGGCTTGAGCGTCAGGCACTTCTCGTAGGCCGCAACCGATTTGTCGAAGTCCGACAGCTTGCGGGCCGCGAACCCGACCAGATTCCACGCTTCGTGATAGGCGGCATCGCGCGACACCGCGCTCTCACCCCACTCGAGTGCCCGCTTGTAGCGCTTCTCGGAGTTCTTCGCCTTGCCGTCGGCGGCGTCCTGCTTGGCGCGCGCGATCTCTTCGTAGGCCTGCGCATAGAGGCGCTCGGCCTCCTCGCGCGGCGTCTTCGGCGACTTGGTCTCGATGCTGCCGGAGGAAGCCGATGGCGTGGAGCCGGAACTCGACGAGCCGCCGCCGCCAAATGAAGCAAGCGACGGGGTGACGAACGCTGCGAGCGCGGCCAGCGCGAGCAAGGAGACAGTGGAACGCATGGGCAACCTCTCGAAGTGGAATCCGAAGTGAGGGAACGCGAGGGATTGTGAACCCAAACCGATCGGCGCGCCAGCCCCGGATGTCAGTGTTTGGCGAAGCCTAACGACCCTTCTTCCACTCCTTCATGTATTTCCAGTTCTGAGGCTTGCCCTCGGCCATCCACTCGATCGCCTTCGCCAGTCGGGAGGCGCGCGTCGCCGCCTGCTTTGCGCCGGTGATCCACTCGACGTACTCGCGTCGATGGCTCGGCGAGAACCCCGCGAAGGTCGCGCGGGCCTTCGAGTGCTTTGCGAGGGCCGCCTTCAGGTCCGCAGGTACCGGAAGCGCCTTTTGCGGACCGGACGACTTGGCGCGCGCCCGCGGCTTGGCCCCCGACTCATTGAGCTTCATGGCGAGTCGCACGTAGCTCGAGAGCACCCGTTTGGAGGGCAGCTCGGAGACCTTGGTCAGGCGCCCGAAGTTTCCCATCGCCTCGTCGAGCGAGCGTCCGCCCAAGTCGACGATCGCCGCGCCGCGCCAGAAGCCGAACGTCGCATGCGCCTTGAACGCGGCCATGTCGCACATCAGGCCGTGATAGGTGAACGCCGGCATGCCCCACTTGATGTCCTCGGCCACGTCCGGGCAGGCGCCGTGCACCACTTCGCGTAGGTGGCGGAGAATCGGCCTGGCGAATTCTGCGGACCTGGCGATGTAGGCGTCGATTCGTTTGTCGCGCTTTCCCATGCTCACCTCGGGGATTCGAGTCGGGCGACCAGCCACGCAGTCATGCGATCCAACACAGCCGGAGCCAGGGTCTCTTCGATCGTAGAATATTCGCTCATCGCGCCGCTCGTCGCAGTCTGGAACAGGTGATTGAGTCCCGGCATCCGCGCCATCGTCACGTCACGGTTGCCGCCCGCTCGCAAGGCCGCCTCGATCGCGGGCAGGTTGATGGAAGCATCCACCTGAAGATCGAGCTCGCCGTTTAGTGCGAGCACCGGGCACCTCACCCGACGCAGGTCAACCGCCGGGTCGTGGGCGATGAACCAGCGCAGCCACGGGAGTCGCGACTGTTCGGCTGCGTCACGCGCGAAGCGCTCTTCCCCACCGACCGCCTGGAGCTCGGCGGCGCTCAGGGTGCGAGCGAAGACGCGCAGCGTTCGCTCGGCGCGCACGAAGACCGACTCGGGGGAGGCGCCCGACTTGATCTCGCGGTGGATCGCACGATTCGGCGCCATGCGGCGCGCGATCTCCTCCCGCGCAAGGCCGGCGGACCTCATGAGAGCTTCCGTCTGAGTGGCCAGAACGCTGTCCCCCGGAACACCGGTGCCCGCAAGCAACACGAGGGCTGCGATCTGCGAGTCACGCGCCGCGACCCATGGCGCCAGGATGCCACCCTCGCTGTGTCCGACGATCGCGATGCGTCGCGCGTCGACCTCGGGTCGCGAGCGCAGGTAGCGCACTGCGGCCTCGACATCGCTCGCGTTGTCGATTCCGGTCGCGAGCGCGGGATTTCCTCCCGAGCCTCCGACGCCGCGATCGTCGTAGCGCAACACGGCGAAGCCGGCGCGCGTGAGCCGATCGGCGATCACGAGGAACGGCTTGTGCTCGAACACTTCCTCGTCGCGACTCTGCTGACCCGAGCCCGAGACCAGTACCACTGCCGCATGCGGCGCCCGATCGCGGGGTCGCGTCAGCGTTCCCGCGAGCGTCAGCCCGGCGCGCGAGTTTCGAAACGTGATCGAGTCCGATGCGTACGGAAACGGAGGAACCGGGTGTTGCGGACGCGAAGCCCTCGCGATCTCGCCGTGCTCGAGCGTCAGCTCGGCACGTTCACCGCCTTGATTCCAGGTGCCGACCAGGCGACCGCTCGCGCGATCGAGCCGTCCTTCGAACCACGCGGCGGCCTGCGTGAGCACCACACGAACCGAGTCCGGAGTTGCGAGCACCACCTCGAGCGGCAGACCGATGGCGCCCTGATCCGGGCTGTCGAGCTTCGCGACCCACTCACCCGCGGCACCGCGCTCGAAATGAAGCACCAGGCGCAGCGCGGCGGACAGCCGACCGTTCCATGCGCCCGCGAGGGAAGCAGCGCCTGGCGCCACGGGGGCCGGCGCACCGATCTCGGGCGCTGAGCTCGCGAGTGCCAGCGTTCGAGCGGCGGCGAATGCGGTCGTCAGGAGCGTCAACAGGATCACGGCGAGCACGGCCGATGAGGCGCGGAGCCGGGTTGTGACGAGCGGACGGGATGGGCGCATGGCGGGATCTCCGATGGAACAGTCGAGCCGTCGACAGGGTACTTCGGAGCACGGGTTGCCACGAGCGCCGAGAAACTCCGGCCGATCGCCTCCGGCAGGTGGATGAAACACGCCTCACCCGCTTGGCCACGATCTGCCGGCCGTGGTCTAATGCAGGCTCTCCAGTCGCAGTCGCGCCGAATCAACGGGTAAACCTGCGGAAGGGCGAACCGAATCCGGGCGGGTTCCGTCGCATCGAACCGCCGCCCGACCTCCGCGACCTCGATTCCTTCGCCACTACCTCGCTCGCTCAGGAGCCACTCCCCGTGCAGAAGCGCATGATCCAAATGTTGGCGATCGTCGTCGTGGTCGTCGCGATTCTCGGTTTCATCAAGTTCCAGCAGATCCAGGCCGCGATGTCCGCCGGCAAGTCGTTTCAACCACCTCCCGAGACGGTGACCACCGTCGTCGCGAAGTCGCAGGACTGGCAGGGTCACATCGAAGCCGTCGGCGCCGTCGCTCCCGCTCAGGGCGTCACGCTGAGCGCCGACCTGCCGGGCGTGGTCGAGAAGATCAGCTTTCAGTCGGGCGCGCGCGTCAGCAAGGGTCAGGCGCTGGTGCTGCTCGACAGCCGTCAGGAGCGCGCACAGCTCGCCTCGGCGCGGGCGAAGAGTGATCTGGCCAAGCTGAGCCTCGATCGCGGCCGCAAGCTGTTCGAGTCGGGCTCGATCGCGCAAGCCGAACTCGATCAGGTCGAGGCGCAATTCAAGCAGGCCGACGCCGACGCCGACGAGATCGAGGCCACGATCGGGCGCAAGACCATTCGCGCTCCGTTCAGCGGCACGGCCGGCATCCGCCAGGTCAATCTGGGGCAGTACCTGCACAGCGGTGATCCGGTGGTCCCGGTGCAATCCATGGATCCGATCTACGTGGACTTCTCGGTGCCGCAGCAACAGGTCGCGTCGCTGCGCGTCGGCGCATCGGTACAGGCGGCGTCCGACAGCGGCGCGCGCGCGACGCTCACCGGGCGCATCACCGCGATCAACCCGGTGGTCGATGACGCGACGCGAAACATACAGGTGCAGGCGACGTTCTCGAATCCTCGCGGCGTCATGCGTTCGGGAATGTACGTCACGGTCAAGGTGATGCTGTCGGCTCGCAGTGAGGTCATCGCGCTGCCGAGTTCCGCCATCAACTTCGCCCCCTACGGCAACTCCGTCTTCATCGTGGAGGATGTGAAGGGCCCGGACGGCAAGACCTATCGCGGCGTGCGCCAGCAGTTCGTGAAGCTGGGTACCGCGCAGGGTGACCAGGTCGCGGTGCTGGACGGCGTCAAGGCCGGAGAAGAGATCGTGACCTCGGGCGTGTTCAAGCTTCGCACCGGCGCCGCGGTGGTCGTGAACAACACGGTGCAGCCCGGCAATAGCCCGGCGCCCAAGCCGGCGGACAGCTGATGCGCATCACCGACCTGTTCATTCGCCGGCCGGTTCTCGCCATCGTGGTCAACCTCGTCATCCTGATCGCGGGGCTGCAGTCGATCGGTTCGCTCACGGTGCGGCAGTACCCGCGCACCGACATCGCGGTCGTGACGGTGAGCACGATCTACGTCGGAGCGAACGCCGACCTGGTGCGCGGCTTCATCACGTCCCCGCTGGAGCGGGTGATCGCGAGCGCCGACGGAATCGATTTCGTCGAGTCCTCGAGCGCCCAGAACGTCAGCACCATCACGGTGCACCTGAAACTCAACTACGACACCAACGCGGCACTCACGCAGATCCAGGCGAAGGTTGCGCAGGTGCGCAACGACCTTCCACCCGAAGCGCAGGCGCCGGTCATCGACGTGCAGACCGCCGACGCGCGATTCGCCTCGATGTATCTGGGCTTCGGTTCCAAGGACCTCGATCAGAACCAGATCACCGACTACCTCACGCGAGTCGTGCAGCCGAAGCTCAGTGCCATCAGCGGCGTGCAGCGCGCAGACATCCTCGGCGGTCGCGTGTTCGCGATGCGCGTGTGGCTCAAGCCCGACCGCCTCGCGGCGCACAACCTGTCGCCGTCTCAGGTGCAGGACGCGCTGGCGCAGAACAATTACCTGTCCGCGCTCGGTCGCACCAAGGGTTCCATGGTGTCGGTCAATCTGGTCGCGAACACCAGCCTCAAGACTCCCGAAGAGTTCCGGCAGCTGGTCGTGAAGCAGGACGGCAACAACGTCGTGCGGCTCGGCGATGTCGCCGACGTGGTGCTGGGGGCCGAGGACTACGACACCGACGTCAGGTTCGACGGTCAGTCGGCCACCTTCATGGGGATCTGGGTGCTCCCGACCGCCAACGCGCTGGACGTGATCAAGCGGGTGCGCGTCGCCATGAAGGAAGTCCAGGCCGAGCTGCCGGTCGGCATGACCTCGGGCATCCCCTACGACTCGACGATCTACATCCAGGAATCCATCAACGAAGTCTTGAAGACGCTGAGCGAGACCCTGTTGATCGTGATCCTGGTGATCTTCCTGTTCCTCGGCTCGGTCCGCGGGCTGATCATTCCGGTGGTGGCGATCCCGATCTCGCTGATCGGAGCCGTGTTCCTCATGCAGACCGCCGGCTTCACGATCAACCTGCTCACGCTGCTGGCGATCGTGCTGTCGGTCGGCCTGGTCGTCGACGACGCGATCGTCATGGTCGAAAACGTCGAACGCCACGTGCACGCGGGCGAGAAACCGTTCAATGCGGCGATTCGAGCCGCGCGCGAACTTCTGGGCCCGATCATCGCGATGACCATCACGCTGGCGGCCGTCTACACCCCGCTCGGCATCCAGGGCGGCCTCACCGGCTCGCTGTTCCGGGAATTCGCATTCACGCTGGCGGGTGCGGTGCTGGTCTCGGGCGTCGTGGCACTCACGCTCTCCCCCATGATGGCTTCGCGCCTGCTGCGCCCGGGCGACAGCGAACGCGGCTTCGCCGGCTGGATCAACCAGCGCTTCGATCGGTTCCGCCACGGCTATCAGCAGATGCTGTCCGGCACGCTGTCGCGCCGGCCCGTGGTCCTGACACTCTGGGTCCTCGTGGTGTTGCTGATGGTGCCGTTCTACATGTTCTCGAAGCGCGAGCTGGCGCCGGCCGAGGACCAGAGCGTGGTGTTCGGCATCGTGCAGGCGGCGCCGAACGCGACGCTCGATCAGACCAATCTGTTCGCGAGCCAGATCTACGACGTCTATCACTCATTCCCCGAGATGAAGAACACGTTTCAGATCACGTTCCCGAGCGGCGGCTTCGCCGGCATGGTCACGAAACCGTGGGCGGAGCGGAAACGCAGCACCTCGGAGCTTCAGGTCGAGGTCGCCGGCGGGTTCTCGAAGATCCCCGGCATCCGAGCGATCGCGGTGGTTCCGGCGTCACTGCCGGGTGGCGGAAGCTTCCCGGTCGATCTCGTGATCGCGTCGACGGCCGAGCCTCAGCAGCTGGTCGACATCGCGAATCAGCTGGTCGGCAAGGCGTACGCGAGCGGCATGTTCATGTACGTCGACACCGATCTGAAATTCGACCAGCCGCAGGCCGAGGTGGTGTTCGATCGTGACAAGGTCCGCTCGCTCGGCGTCGACATGAGCCGCGTCGGCCGCGACATGTCCACGTTGCTCGGCGGCAACTTCGTCAATCGTTTCAGCGTGCAGGGTCGCAGCTACAAGGTGATCCCTCAGGTCAAGCGCAGCGAGCGCCTCACCCCCGAGCAGCTGCAGTCGATCTACGTGTCCGGGCCCGCAGGCAAGCTGGTTCCGCTCTCGACCTTCGCCACCATCAAGACCACCACCGAACCGCGCGAGCTCAAGCGCTTCCAGCAGCTCAACGCGGTGCGACTGCAGGCGGTCATCCCGCCGAACATCGCGCTCGATCAGGCGCTCGGATTTCTCGAGACCGAGGCCAAGAAGATCATGCCGGCGGGCTACAGCATCGACTACGCGGGTGAGTCCCGACAGCTCCGCACCGAGGGCGGCAAGTTCATCGGCATCTTCCTGCTCTCGGCGATCCTCATCTTCCTGGTGCTCGCCGCACAGTTCGAGAGCTTCCGGGATCCGTTCGTGATCCTCGGAGGCTCGGCGCCGC carries:
- a CDS encoding efflux RND transporter periplasmic adaptor subunit, translated to MQKRMIQMLAIVVVVVAILGFIKFQQIQAAMSAGKSFQPPPETVTTVVAKSQDWQGHIEAVGAVAPAQGVTLSADLPGVVEKISFQSGARVSKGQALVLLDSRQERAQLASARAKSDLAKLSLDRGRKLFESGSIAQAELDQVEAQFKQADADADEIEATIGRKTIRAPFSGTAGIRQVNLGQYLHSGDPVVPVQSMDPIYVDFSVPQQQVASLRVGASVQAASDSGARATLTGRITAINPVVDDATRNIQVQATFSNPRGVMRSGMYVTVKVMLSARSEVIALPSSAINFAPYGNSVFIVEDVKGPDGKTYRGVRQQFVKLGTAQGDQVAVLDGVKAGEEIVTSGVFKLRTGAAVVVNNTVQPGNSPAPKPADS
- a CDS encoding alpha/beta fold hydrolase; its protein translation is MRPSRPLVTTRLRASSAVLAVILLTLLTTAFAAARTLALASSAPEIGAPAPVAPGAASLAGAWNGRLSAALRLVLHFERGAAGEWVAKLDSPDQGAIGLPLEVVLATPDSVRVVLTQAAAWFEGRLDRASGRLVGTWNQGGERAELTLEHGEIARASRPQHPVPPFPYASDSITFRNSRAGLTLAGTLTRPRDRAPHAAVVLVSGSGQQSRDEEVFEHKPFLVIADRLTRAGFAVLRYDDRGVGGSGGNPALATGIDNASDVEAAVRYLRSRPEVDARRIAIVGHSEGGILAPWVAARDSQIAALVLLAGTGVPGDSVLATQTEALMRSAGLAREEIARRMAPNRAIHREIKSGASPESVFVRAERTLRVFARTLSAAELQAVGGEERFARDAAEQSRLPWLRWFIAHDPAVDLRRVRCPVLALNGELDLQVDASINLPAIEAALRAGGNRDVTMARMPGLNHLFQTATSGAMSEYSTIEETLAPAVLDRMTAWLVARLESPR
- a CDS encoding MMPL family transporter translates to MRITDLFIRRPVLAIVVNLVILIAGLQSIGSLTVRQYPRTDIAVVTVSTIYVGANADLVRGFITSPLERVIASADGIDFVESSSAQNVSTITVHLKLNYDTNAALTQIQAKVAQVRNDLPPEAQAPVIDVQTADARFASMYLGFGSKDLDQNQITDYLTRVVQPKLSAISGVQRADILGGRVFAMRVWLKPDRLAAHNLSPSQVQDALAQNNYLSALGRTKGSMVSVNLVANTSLKTPEEFRQLVVKQDGNNVVRLGDVADVVLGAEDYDTDVRFDGQSATFMGIWVLPTANALDVIKRVRVAMKEVQAELPVGMTSGIPYDSTIYIQESINEVLKTLSETLLIVILVIFLFLGSVRGLIIPVVAIPISLIGAVFLMQTAGFTINLLTLLAIVLSVGLVVDDAIVMVENVERHVHAGEKPFNAAIRAARELLGPIIAMTITLAAVYTPLGIQGGLTGSLFREFAFTLAGAVLVSGVVALTLSPMMASRLLRPGDSERGFAGWINQRFDRFRHGYQQMLSGTLSRRPVVLTLWVLVVLLMVPFYMFSKRELAPAEDQSVVFGIVQAAPNATLDQTNLFASQIYDVYHSFPEMKNTFQITFPSGGFAGMVTKPWAERKRSTSELQVEVAGGFSKIPGIRAIAVVPASLPGGGSFPVDLVIASTAEPQQLVDIANQLVGKAYASGMFMYVDTDLKFDQPQAEVVFDRDKVRSLGVDMSRVGRDMSTLLGGNFVNRFSVQGRSYKVIPQVKRSERLTPEQLQSIYVSGPAGKLVPLSTFATIKTTTEPRELKRFQQLNAVRLQAVIPPNIALDQALGFLETEAKKIMPAGYSIDYAGESRQLRTEGGKFIGIFLLSAILIFLVLAAQFESFRDPFVILGGSAPLAVTGALAFTFLGFTSLNIYSQVGLITLVGLVAKNGILIVEFANHLQETGLDKSRAVIEAAGTRLRPILMTTAATVFGHLPLIFARGPGAGARNSIGITLVSGMIIGTAFTLFVVPAVYTLVAKVHKREAVEEVADVAPTTETHGGAEVAPI
- a CDS encoding YceI family protein, which encodes MKRFFSVVALAAVTLVAAALPSFAEATKWSFDGVHSEAGFSIRHIFTKVPGRFDDMSGSIVFDEKNPSKSTVQATIQAKSINTRNERRDNHLRSADFFDVEKFPTLDFKSTKVEAGKEKNSYKVTGDLTMHGVTKSVVLDVSFLGAGDFGMGGNTMGKKAGFEARTKVNRKDFALLWNKTLDQGGTLLGDDVDITLAIEADAVKEEAAK
- a CDS encoding tetratricopeptide repeat protein is translated as MRSTVSLLALAALAAFVTPSLASFGGGGSSSSGSTPSASSGSIETKSPKTPREEAERLYAQAYEEIARAKQDAADGKAKNSEKRYKRALEWGESAVSRDAAYHEAWNLVGFAARKLSDFDKSVAAYEKCLTLKPDYAPAREYLGEAWLEKGDAKKAREQLVLLERYKADGEAKTLRTAIEAYEKAQGVTEAATSTEAGSSH
- a CDS encoding ATP-grasp domain-containing protein, encoding MARLRIGVLYDYWWDDEEERVEGERPKKKSRDEDVQTVYEALKKSGHSPVYVRVDGTSESLIELARSQTDLLFNLTESFAGDDSQDTNLAGYLELLGRRFTGAGSSGLFLAQDKALAKKIFTFHGIHTPYFSTVYRGRTEHSHDIQFPVIVKPAREDGSIGIQFGAVCTSIKELMERIDYIHAEFDSPALIEEYIEGRELYVGVIGNEKPEALPVVELDLSKLPEGIPKIAGSEVKWEEDTVAYKTTKPFFPDDLGDDVVNQLQETAVQAYQALQLRDYGRIDFRLATDGRVHVLEVNPNPYLLPTAEFSMAARKSGRSYTELIGEIVSQAIGRYASA